The following coding sequences lie in one bacterium genomic window:
- a CDS encoding LemA family protein, with protein sequence MKKGWIILIGLLVVIVLLVMSAVGKYNTLVTLDEGVTGQWGNVENVYQRRADLIPNLVETVKGYAAHEQETLTGVIEARAKATQVSAELTPEAMNDPQALARFQAAQGELSSALARLMVVVERYPDLKANQNFLDLQTQLEGTENRIAVERRRFNDLARDFNAAIRRFPANFVAGIAGLGKHAYFEAEQGAEKAPKVDFGK encoded by the coding sequence ATGAAGAAGGGTTGGATCATCCTCATCGGTTTGCTGGTGGTGATCGTCCTGTTGGTGATGAGCGCCGTCGGCAAGTACAACACCCTGGTGACCCTGGACGAGGGCGTGACCGGCCAGTGGGGCAACGTGGAGAACGTCTACCAGCGCCGGGCCGACCTCATCCCCAACCTGGTCGAGACGGTCAAGGGCTACGCCGCCCACGAGCAGGAGACCCTCACCGGCGTGATCGAGGCGCGGGCCAAGGCCACCCAGGTCAGCGCCGAGTTGACGCCGGAGGCGATGAACGATCCCCAGGCCCTGGCCAGGTTCCAGGCCGCCCAGGGCGAACTGAGCAGCGCCCTCGCCCGCCTGATGGTGGTGGTGGAGCGCTATCCCGACCTCAAGGCGAACCAGAACTTCCTGGACCTGCAGACCCAGCTGGAAGGCACGGAGAACCGCATCGCCGTGGAGCGGCGCCGCTTCAACGACCTGGCGCGCGATTTCAACGCCGCCATCCGGCGCTTCCCGGCCAACTTCGTGGCGGGCATCGCTGGCCTGGGCAAGCACGCCTACTTCGAGGCCGAGCAGGGCGCCGAGAAAGCGCCCAAGGTCGACTTCGGCAAATGA
- a CDS encoding TPM domain-containing protein has translation MSAQRMSWIAGLALLVALAAAAPLPAPPARHFEDRAGLVAPAEAAQLAEQLYAFEQRTGIQFVVAVLPDVEDEITDFASRLYEHWRIGQRDTQRGVLFLVLPGQGMARLETGYGLEENLPDIEAGRILRDMLQVPREPAVARFQYVMIRVAQRIAPEDPLARGELPARRGENSMRGRGGGLLGLLVLVAIMALIAGRGRGGRGGGMTPLLIGAILSQATRGGGGFGGRGGFGGGGFSGGGGFSGGGGASGRW, from the coding sequence ATGAGCGCGCAACGCATGTCCTGGATCGCCGGCCTGGCGCTGCTCGTCGCCTTGGCGGCGGCCGCGCCCCTGCCCGCCCCTCCCGCCCGCCATTTCGAGGACCGCGCCGGGCTGGTCGCTCCGGCCGAAGCCGCCCAACTCGCGGAACAGCTCTACGCTTTCGAGCAGCGCACGGGCATCCAGTTCGTGGTGGCCGTGCTGCCCGACGTGGAGGATGAGATCACGGACTTCGCCAGCCGTCTTTACGAGCACTGGCGCATCGGCCAGCGCGACACCCAGCGGGGCGTCCTCTTCCTGGTGCTGCCCGGACAGGGCATGGCGCGCCTCGAGACCGGCTACGGCCTCGAGGAGAACCTGCCCGACATCGAGGCGGGACGCATCCTGCGCGACATGCTGCAGGTGCCGCGGGAGCCGGCGGTGGCGCGCTTCCAATACGTCATGATCCGCGTCGCCCAGCGCATCGCGCCGGAGGATCCCCTCGCCCGCGGCGAACTGCCGGCGCGGCGCGGGGAGAATTCCATGCGGGGGCGGGGCGGCGGCCTGCTGGGCCTGCTGGTCCTGGTGGCCATCATGGCCCTGATCGCCGGCCGCGGACGCGGCGGCCGGGGCGGCGGCATGACGCCGCTCCTTATCGGCGCCATCCTCTCCCAGGCGACCCGGGGCGGTGGCGGCTTCGGCGGCCGGGGCGGCTTCGGCGGCGGCGGCTTTTCCGGGGGAGGCGGCTTCTCCGGCGGCGGCGGCGCCAGCGGGAGGTGGTGA
- a CDS encoding TPM domain-containing protein — MARSDKPAEFLTAAEQEQVRAAVAEAERGTSGEIRVYLERRIPWFGRDPYRRARRVFVMLGMHETEVHNGVLVYLATASHRFAIVGDERLHQIVGDLGWHRIADAMTAHFAADRFGDGLAEAVRAAGGQLAEYFPRHPDDVNELPDEIHFGR, encoded by the coding sequence ATGGCGCGATCCGACAAGCCGGCCGAGTTCCTGACGGCGGCCGAGCAGGAGCAGGTGCGCGCCGCCGTGGCGGAGGCCGAGCGCGGCACCAGCGGGGAGATCCGCGTCTACCTGGAGCGCCGCATCCCCTGGTTCGGGCGCGACCCCTACCGCCGCGCCCGGCGCGTCTTCGTCATGCTGGGCATGCACGAGACGGAGGTTCACAACGGCGTGCTGGTCTACCTGGCCACTGCCTCCCACCGCTTCGCCATCGTGGGTGACGAGCGCCTCCACCAGATCGTGGGGGACCTGGGCTGGCACCGCATCGCCGACGCCATGACCGCCCATTTCGCCGCCGACCGCTTCGGCGACGGGCTGGCCGAGGCCGTGCGCGCGGCGGGCGGGCAACTGGCCGAGTACTTCCCCCGGCATCCCGACGACGTCAACGAGCTGCCCGACGAGATCCACTTCGGGCGCTGA